In a genomic window of Glycine max cultivar Williams 82 chromosome 13, Glycine_max_v4.0, whole genome shotgun sequence:
- the LOC100788331 gene encoding uncharacterized protein, translating to MEFTKTSSLLIFLLVFVSSLIHAKAYQNLYCGRGTRCYGKYITCPAECPNSETNNPKTKVCQIECNKPTCKAVCRSRKPNCNAPGSGCYDPRFIGGDGRVFYFHGKTNEHFSLVSDSNLQINARFIGHRPEGRSRDYTWIQALGILFNSKSFSLEATKTPQWNDELDHFKFTYNENQVALAEGSLSTWHSEEKDIKVERVASKNSVMVTVKDVAEILVNVVPITKEDDRIHNYQVPSDDCFAHLEVQFRFFALSQKVDGVLGRTYRLDFENPAKPGVAMPVVGGEDKYRTNSLLSPDCVSCVFSQESSAEKETMEYGTLDCTKFSNGLGIVCRK from the exons ATGGAGTTCACCAAAACAAGTTCCCTCCTAATATTCTTGCTAGTGTTTGTCTCAAGCTTGATCCATGCTAAGGCATACCAAAATCTATACTGTGGCAGAGGAACCAGATGCTATGGAAAGTACATCACATGTCCTGCTGAATGCCCTAACAGTGAAACAAACAATCCTAAGACTAAGGTTTGCCAAATCGAGTGCAACAAACCTACTTGCAAGGCAGTCTGCAGAA GTCGCAAGCCAAACTGCAATGCACCAGGATCAGGATGCTATGATCCCCGTTTCATTGGTGGAGATGGTAGAGTCTTCTACTTCCACGGAAAGACCAACGAACACTTCTCCTTAGTCTCCGATTCCAACCTTCAAATCAATGCACGCTTCATTGGACACAGGCCTGAAGGAAGAAGCCGTGACTACACATGGATCCAAGCCCTTGGAATCCTCTTCAACTCCAAAAGCTTCTCACTTGAGGCCACCAAGACACCCCAGTGGAATGATGAACTTGACCACTTCAAATTCACCTACAATGAGAACCAAGTAGCCCTAGCTGAAGGCTCTCTCTCCACTTGGCACAGtgaagaaaaagatataaaGGTGGAGAGAGTGGCAAGCAAGAACAGTGTGATGGTTACAGTGAAGGATGTGGCTGAAATATTGGTGAATGTTGTGCCAATAACCAAAGAGGATGACAGAATTCACAACTACCAAGTGCCTTCTGATGACTGTTTTGCTCACTTGGAAGTTCAGTTCAGATTCTTTGCTTTGTCCCAAAAAGTTGATGGTGTACTTGGAAGGACTTATAGGTTGGATTTTGAGAACCCAGCAAAGCCTGGTGTGGCTATGCCTGTTGTTGGAGGAGAAGACAAGTACAGGACTAACTCATTGCTCTCTCctgattgtgtttcttgtgtgTTCTCACAGGAAAGTTCTGCTGAGAAAGAGACCATGGAATATGGCACCCTTGATTGCACCAAGTTTTCAAATGGGTTGGGAATCGTTTGCAGGAAGTGA